Proteins co-encoded in one Aspergillus luchuensis IFO 4308 DNA, chromosome 6, nearly complete sequence genomic window:
- a CDS encoding uncharacterized protein (SECRETED:SignalP(1-22)): protein MMHSVSKGLLLVLSSHLLAATARPVATETSTATATETPASYGDYGNYGNYGNYQAYKRDGEPEADETTTSVSSTASATSTTAAGYGSYGNYGDYGTYGSYQNYKRGEEPDPSLSTTATIPTTTAPASYGDYGNYGNYGNYGSYEAYKRGEEPDPSSTTTTAVPTTTAPASYGDYGNYGNYGNYGSYEAYKRGEEPDPSSTTTTAVPTTTAPASYGDYGNYGNYGNYGSYEAYKRDEEPEVSSTASATSSTESATTTAANYGNYGNYGNYGKYASYGSYKRDAEPQPDQDSESSTTSAASTTTAAAGYGNYGNYGNYGKYASYGSY, encoded by the coding sequence ATGATGCATTCCGTTTCTAAGGGTCTTCTCCTGGTGCTGAGCAGCCACCTGCTCGCTGCTACTGCCCGTCCTGTGGCCACCGAGACTTCCACTGCCACGGCCACTGAAACTCCTGCAAGCTACGGAGATTACGGCAACTATGGCAATTACGGTAACTACCAAGCCTACAAGAGGGACGGCGAGCCTGAGGCGGATGAGACGACCACCAGCGTGTCGTCGACTGCCTctgccacctccaccactgcTGCGGGATATGGCAGCTATGGCAACTATGGAGACTACGGCACCTATGGTAGCTACCAAAACTACAAGCGTGGCGAAGAGCCCGATCCCAGCTTGAGCACCACCGCCACTATccctaccaccactgccCCTGCTAGCTACGGCGACTATGGCAACTACGGAAACTACGGTAACTATGGCAGCTATGAAGCCTACAAGCGTGGCGAGGAGCCTGACcccagctccaccaccaccactgcggTCCCTACTACTACCGCCCCTGCTAGCTACGGAGACTATGGAAACTATGGCAACTACGGCAACTATGGCAGTTACGAGGCCTACAAGCGTGGTGAAGAACCGGATCCTAgctcgaccaccaccaccgcggtcCCTACAACCACTGCACCGGCCAGCTATGGCGACTATGGAAACTACGGCAACTATGGCAACTACGGTAGCTACGAGGCGTACAAGCGTGACGAGGAGCCTGAGGTGAGCAGCACTGCTTCTGCGACGAGCTCAACCGAGTCTGCGACCACGACTGCAGCGAACTACGGCAACTATGGAAACTACGGCAACTATGGCAAGTATGCCAGCTACGGCTCGTACAAGAGGGATGCTGAGCCCCAGCCCGACCAGGACAGTGAGTCCTCGACCACCTCCGCTGCTAGCAcgaccactgctgctgcgggaTATGGGAACTACGGCAACTACGGCAACTATGGCAAGTACGCTTCTTACGGCAGTTATTAA
- a CDS encoding isopenicillin N synthase family dioxygenase (COG:Q;~EggNog:ENOG410PIRX;~InterPro:IPR026992,IPR027443,IPR005123;~PFAM:PF03171,PF14226;~go_function: GO:0016491 - oxidoreductase activity [Evidence IEA];~go_process: GO:0055114 - oxidation-reduction process [Evidence IEA]) — MGPAIPVIDFAPFHGGSNEDRQRLKNEIHHACKDPGFFQLRNHTIPPELQTAILEQSRDFFRLPVETKEKYNRDNDSFNRGYECFRAQNFEKRTAGDLKESFFLGRHLPLDDPDVQAGKFGLGPNKYPVEVTDPQLFRDTVDRYYGAVLSLTIDLMTVIAEMVGLGSDALRRFCTKPIATLRLLHYPPQAPDASELERGIGAHSDFGAITILLQDSVGGLQVWSRTSNEWVDVVPVPGAVVVNTGNMMMRWTNDRYISNLHRVINTSGTARYSVPFFFDGNADFLVECLESCLEPGEKPKYSPITVNDWMVGRYADTFGGGEVKSEKDLVSLE; from the exons ATGGGCCCTGCTATCCCTGTTATTGATTTCGCTC CCTTTCATGGGGGCAGCAATGAAGACCGACAACGCTTGAAGAATGAAATACACCACGCCTGCAAAGACCCTGGATTCTTTCAACTACGAAACCACACCATTCCACCCGAACTACAAACAGCTATTCTAGAGCAGTCCAGGGATTTCTTCCGTCTACCGGTGGAGACCAAGGAGAAATACAATAGGG ATAATGACAGCTTCAACCGTGGATATGAATGCTTTCGCGCCCAGAACTTCGAGAAACGAACCGCAGGTGACCTAAAGGAGAGCTTCTTTCTTGGTCGACACCTCCCACTAGATGACCCGGATGTCCAAGCCGGCAAATTCGGCCTGGGACCCAACAAGTATCCTGTTGAAGTGACAGACCCGCAGCTCTTCCGAGACACGGTGGATCGGTACTATGGAGCCGTTCTCAGTCTCACAATCGACCTTATGACTGTCATTGCAGAAATGGTGGGCCTTGGTTCAGATGCTCTACGCAGGTTTTGTACCAAGCCCATTGCTACACTTCGCTTGCTTCACTACCCCCCTCAAGCTCCTGATGCGTCCGAGCTGGAAAGAG GCATCGGGGCTCACAGCGACTTTGGTGCTATTACCATCCTCCTGCAGGACTCTGTCGGGGGTCTACAGGTTTGGAGCCGGACATCGAACGAgtgggtggatgtggtgCCTGTGCCCGGCGCAGTGGTAGTCAATACGGGCAATATGATGATGCGCTGGACAAACGATCGGTATATCTCCAACCTACACCGAGTCATCAATACATCGGGGACTGCGCGCTACAGCGTTCCGTTTTTCTTCGATGGCAACGCAGATTTTCTGGTCGAGTGCCTGGAAAGCTGCCTCGAGCCAGGCGAAAAACCCAAATACAGCCCGATTACTGTGAACGACTGGATGGTTGGCCGCTATGCGGATACCTTTGGGGGTGGCGAGGTCAAGAGCGAAAAGGACCTTGTGAGCTTGGAGTAA
- a CDS encoding uncharacterized protein (COG:S;~EggNog:ENOG410PSQJ;~InterPro:IPR019626;~PFAM:PF10685): MTSNPNPGNFANRPQEEVENIARKGGQSSHSGGFASMDEDKQRNIASMGGQASSGSFQPGEERAREAGHKGGMSSGGSFEPGDPRAREAGRKGGSRTGGDMPEE; the protein is encoded by the exons AtgacctccaaccccaaccccggcAACTTCGCCAACCGCCCGCAGGAAGAAGTCGAGAACATCGCCCGCAAGGGTGGCCAGTCCAGCCACTCGGGCGGATTCGCCTCCATGGACGAGGACAAGCAG CGCAACATCGCCTCCATGGGCGGCCAAGCATCCAGTGGAAGCTTCCAGCCCGGCGAAGAACGGGCCCGGGAAGCCGGCCACAAGGGAGGAATGTCATCCGGAGGGAGCTTCGAGCCTGGAGATCCTCGGGCTAGAGAGGCTGGTCGGAAGGGAGGATCGAGAACTGGTGGCGATATGCCGGAGGAATAA
- a CDS encoding bZIP transcription factor (COG:K;~EggNog:ENOG410PSSN;~InterPro:IPR002112,IPR004827;~PFAM:PF00170,PF07716;~go_function: GO:0003677 - DNA binding [Evidence IEA];~go_function: GO:0003700 - DNA-binding transcription factor activity [Evidence IEA];~go_process: GO:0006355 - regulation of transcription, DNA-templated [Evidence IEA]), with translation MADVRMSADLNLYGPLSGPTPTTDETWPGSLPFYLDNTIPQDCLSLPLFEDNNQLLLNSFEPPVSWATGPALRTNSTASSDASFIAPCQTVHNPTNDYEHKYSPMQATFPLVPAQMPPAPMHEITSRGSITSVSSGGSADSNQSRFSISSYSSSNEGPVYSRRGSSNRPPSPGFEVNERERRKRERFLERNRVAANKCRKKKKEHAKQLESRCETVSRENTLLESQVDHLRGEILNLKNELLRHSHCGDERIKDHLAKMVKQLSDKAGTTTQSPEEKKEPLPPTESPKQEQEQEMTMDLEDLVQLPAAGDGSATEGQKDTE, from the coding sequence ATGGCCGACGTGAGAATGTCCGCCGACTTGAACCTCTACGGCCCCCTCTCAGGACCAACACCCACCACTGACGAGACCTGGCCGGGCTCCCTTCCTTTCTATCTCGATAATACCATTCCCCAGGActgtctttctctccctctgtTCGAAGATAACAACCAATTGCTGCTCAATTCCTTCGAGCCGCCCGTGTCCTGGGCCACTGGACCCGCTCTCCGAACCAACTCCACCGCTAGCTCGGACGCCAGCTTCATTGCTCCCTGCCAGACCGTACACAATCCTACCAATGATTACGAGCACAAATACTCGCCGATGCAGGCCACCTTTCCTTTAGTACCGGCACAAATGCCCCCAGCTCCTATGCACGAAATCACTTCGCGGGGTAGCATCACGAGCGTCAGCAGCGGTGGCAGCGCCGACAGCAATCAATCCCGGTTCAGTATTTCCAGCTACAGCAGCAGTAACGAGGGCCCGGTATACAGTCGTCGAGGGAGCTCCAATCGACCACCCTCCCCTGGATTTGAAGTGAACGAGCGCGAACGACGCAAGCGGGAGCGTTTCCTTGAGCGCAACCGCGTGGCTGCCAATAAATgccgcaagaagaagaaggagcatgCCAAGCAGCTCGAGAGTCGCTGCGAGACGGTCTCGCGGGAGAACACGCTCCTGGAAAGTCAAGTGGATCACCTGCGGGGCGAAATCTTGAACCTAAAGAATGAGCTGCTGCGGCACTCCCACTGCGGGGATGAGAGGATTAAAGATCATTTGGCGAAGATGGTGAAGCAGCTTTCTGATAAAGCTGGTACGACAACTCAGAGtcccgaggagaagaaagagccaTTACCTCCGACAGAGAGTCCaaagcaggagcaggagcaagAGATGACAATGGATCTTGAGGATTTGGTACAGCTCCCGGCTGCTGGGGACGGTTCAGCAACAGAGGGGCAAAAAGATACGGAGTGA
- a CDS encoding oxidase ustYa family protein (COG:S;~EggNog:ENOG410PMN4;~InterPro:IPR021765;~PFAM:PF11807;~TransMembrane:1 (i93-114o);~go_process: GO:0043386 - mycotoxin biosynthetic process [Evidence IEA]), which produces MGPLALLHRQPRINTRAALFLPKKKAREVAHSLSVEKELFLDTMSSARNTNSFDDKLNTSERSDSADRERLLVDEEDVHWSGKKSVRSGPGRWLNIILVVVISIVSCLVGIFVGHNQGDSDKACTRRITQHSPVISNVGLNYHKQQFNGSLLKENIFRQDASPEVDAAWESLGANYRSIRVPAEEAEKSGLAPDQVKINEKYGGGYPANVEGFHHLHCLNLLRQSLYYNYDYYHDLGKGAFTNNDYVVRRHVTHCLDIIRQQLMCTVDVGVLGQVWVHPDHPEPFVDFNTEHKCRNFEEIREWAERNQLPETVPNDFLQPPKIGDRVYEEIP; this is translated from the exons ATGGGCCCATTGGCCCTCCTCCATAGGCAACCGAGAATAAACACTCGTGCTGCGCTCTTtttgccgaagaagaaggctcgCGAAGTTGCTCATTCTCTTTCTGTCGAAAAAGAGTTGTTCCTAGATACCATGAGTTCTGCGCGCAACACCAACTCTTTTGACGACAAGTTGAACACCTCGGAGCGGTCCGACTCGGCCGATCGCGAGAGACTTCttgtcgatgaagaagatgttcACTggtcggggaagaagagtgtGCGATCGGGGCCTGGAAGATGGCTGAACATCATTTTGGTCGTTGTCATTTCCATAGTGTCGTGTTTGGTCGGCATCTTCGTCGGCCACAACCAAGGAGATTCAGACAAGGCGTGCACGCGGCGCATCACCCAGCACT CACCCGTGATATCCAATGTTGGGCTCAACTATCACAAGCAACAGTTTAACGGGTCGCTCCttaaagaaaatatcttCCGACAAGATGCCAGCCCCGAAGTGGATGCAGCATGGGAATCTCTCGGTGCCAACT ACCGATCCATTCGCGTGCCtgccgaagaagccgagaAATCAGGACTCGCTCCCGACCAGGTTAAGATCAACGAGAAGTACGGAGGTGGATATCCTGCTAATGTGGAGGGATTCCACCATCTGCACTGCTTG AATCTCCTACGCCAATCCCTTTACTACAACTACGACTACTACCATGACCTTGGCAAGGGCGCCTTCACCAACAATGACTACGTTGTCCGTCGCCACGTCA CTCATTGTCTCGATATCATCCGCCAGCAGCTAATGTGCACCGTGGACGTGGGAGTTCTGGGTCAAGTTTGGGTCCACCCCGACCACCCCGAGCCCTTCGTCGACTTCAACACTGAGCACAAGTGTCGCAACTTCGAGGAAATCCGTGAATGGGCGGAGCGAAACCAGCTTCCAGAGACTGTTCCTAACGACTTCCTCCAGCCCCCGAAGATCGGGGATAGAGTGTATGAGGAGATTCCATGA
- a CDS encoding uncharacterized protein (COG:G;~EggNog:ENOG410PFT2;~InterPro:IPR020846,IPR011701,IPR036259;~PFAM:PF07690;~TransMembrane:12 (i36-56o76-93i105-124o136-153i165-186o198-220i269-289o309-326i333-353o365-386i398-417o429-450i);~antiSMASH:Cluster_6.6;~go_function: GO:0022857 - transmembrane transporter activity [Evidence IEA];~go_process: GO:0055085 - transmembrane transport [Evidence IEA]), whose product MTVDEKQPVADNGESSPASSQYASVNERKLMAKIDWHVVPCLCVMYLLAFLDRVNVSNAAILGLKSDLNIESGTKYNTALTIFFVPYIIFEIPSNVLMKKLKPHTWLSLCMFGFGLVMVCQGLVQNWGGLMTTRWFLGMFETGLFPGCFYLLGMWYKRSEAQKRFSFFFSSTTLAGAFGGLLAYGLGQMDGLRGYSGWRWVFIIEGVLTCVVAIGCFFVVPDFPEDAKWLTEEERAFLRDKLAKDVGKSAADASMTWRDIAAVFKDYKIFIGGLMYFGQVVTAYGYAYFAPTIIQTYGYSSVKTQLYSIPPWAASFGFSMLIAYLSDKFRHRFLFTIIPMLVAMAGFGILLNIHDTAQYHVQYGALFLVTSGCYSAMPVLVCWFAMNLGGHRRRSIGTAWQIGFGNIGGIISTYSFLSKDAPFYRPGYSIGVSFLAFSAAMSILYFLAVWHDNKKRDRAIAEGRIDPSTITEEEEELLGDMSPTYRYAY is encoded by the exons ATGACCGTTGACG AGAAACAGCCAGTGGCTGACAATGGCGAGTCCTCGCCGGCATCATCGCAATACGCCTCCGTCAACGAGCGCAAGTTGATGGCCAAGATTGACTGGCATGTGGTGCCGTGTCTTTGCGTCATGTATCTGCTTGCATTTTTGGATCG CGTCAATGTCAGTAACGCGGCCATTTTGGGTCTCAAATCCGACTTGAATATTGAGTCCGGAACCAAATATAACACCGCCCTTACCATCTTCTTTGTCCCCTACATCATCTTCGAAATTCCGTCCAACGtgttgatgaagaagttgaaGCCGCACACATGGT TGTCGCTGTGTATGTTTGGCTTCGGGCTGGTCATGGTCTGCCAGGGTTTGGTGCAGAATTGGGGAGGATTGATGACAACGCGCTGGTTCCTGGGCATGTTCGAGACCGGCCTGTTTCCTGGGT GCTTCTACCTGCTGGGAATGTGGTATAAGCGCAGCGAAGCCCAGAAGCGCTTcagtttcttcttcagctcgaCGACTCTCGCCGGTGCCTTTGGTGGCTTGCTCGCCTACGGTTTGGGACAGATGGACGGCCTCCGAGGATACagtggatggcgatgggtGTTTATCATCGAGGGTGTTCTGACCTGTGTGGTGGCCATTGGCTGTTTCTTCGTGGTTCCCGACTTCCCCGAAGACGCCAAATGGCtgacggaagaagagcgggCATTCCTGCGCGACAAGCTGGCGAAGGATGTTGGAAAGTCTGCTGCCGATGCTAGCATGACCTGGCGTGATATTGCTGCCGTCTTCAAGGATT ACAAGATCTTCATCGGTGGCTTGATGTACTTTGGACAGGTGGTTACAGCTTATGGTTACGCCTACTTTGCGCCGACCATTATCCAGACCTACGGCTACAGTT CGGTCAAAACCCAGCTCTACTCCATTCCACCCTGGGCCGCCTCGTTCGGTTTCTCCATGCTCATCGCATACCTCTCTGATAAATTCCGCCATCGCTTCCTGTTCACCATCATCCCGATGTTGGTAGCCATGGCCGGATTCGGTATCCTGCTCAACATCCACGACACCGCACAATACCATGTTCAATACGGCGCGCTGTTCCTGGTGACCAGCGGCTGCTACAGCGCGATGCCAGTATTAGTCTGCTGGTTCGCGATGAACCTCGGTGGACATCGTCGGCGCAGTATAGGAACGGCATGGCAGATTGGTTTTGGCAACA TTGGCGGAATCATCTCCACCTACTCCTTCCTCTCGAAAGATGCCCCCTTCTACCGTCCCGGATACAGCATCGGCGTATCCTTCCTTgccttctccgccgccatgTCAATCCTCTACTTCCTAGCGGTGTGGCACGACAACAAGAAACGCGACCGCGCGATCGCCGAGGGTCGCATCGATCCGTCGACCATcacggaggaagaggaagaattgcTGGGTGATATGTCGCCGACGTACCGTTACGCTTATTGA